A genome region from Synchiropus splendidus isolate RoL2022-P1 chromosome 5, RoL_Sspl_1.0, whole genome shotgun sequence includes the following:
- the LOC128759628 gene encoding dynein axonemal light chain 1-like isoform X2, with protein MATVKDALAKWEEKIGEKACDQTHVMLYGQNPPIERMDASIATLANCEQLSLSTNRIKKITNLHGLKNLRILSLGRNCIKDLSGLEPVRDTLEELWISYNSIEKMDGIQNLKKMSVLYMSNNQVKDWGEFSKMADLPSLSILVFQGNPLQVKHAADGTWREEAIKRLPNLNKLDGYSTLKK; from the exons ATG GCAACAGTCAAAGATGCACTGGCCAAATGG GAGGAGAAGATTGGGGAGAAGGCGTGTGACCAAACACACGTCATGCTTTATGGTCAGAACCCTCCAATAGAAAGGATGGATGCCTCTATCGCTACACTGGCCAACTGCGA GCAGCTATCACTGTCCACCAATAGGATCAAAAAGATTACAAATCTTCATGGCCTGA AGAACCTGAGGATTCTGTCTCTGGGTAGAAATTGCATCAAAGACCTCAGTGGGCTG GAGCCAGTGAGGGACACACTGGAAGAATTGTGGATCTCTTACAACTCAATCGAGAAGATGGATGGAATCCAAAACCTGAAGAAAATGAGCGTTCTCTACATGTCAAACAACCAGGTCAAAGACTGGG GAGAGTTTTCCAAGATGGCCGACCTGCCCTCCCTCTCGATCCTGGTGTTCCAGGGGAATCCCCTGCAAGTGAAGCACGCCGCCGATGGGACGTGGAGAGAGGAGGCCATAAAAAGGCTTCCGAATTTGAACAAGTTAGACG
- the LOC128759628 gene encoding dynein axonemal light chain 1-like isoform X1: protein MATVKDALAKWEEKIGEKACDQTHVMLYGQNPPIERMDASIATLANCEQLSLSTNRIKKITNLHGLKNLRILSLGRNCIKDLSGLVGVMLYTAPHLSSEFECLPCIIQEPVRDTLEELWISYNSIEKMDGIQNLKKMSVLYMSNNQVKDWGEFSKMADLPSLSILVFQGNPLQVKHAADGTWREEAIKRLPNLNKLDGYSTLKK, encoded by the exons ATG GCAACAGTCAAAGATGCACTGGCCAAATGG GAGGAGAAGATTGGGGAGAAGGCGTGTGACCAAACACACGTCATGCTTTATGGTCAGAACCCTCCAATAGAAAGGATGGATGCCTCTATCGCTACACTGGCCAACTGCGA GCAGCTATCACTGTCCACCAATAGGATCAAAAAGATTACAAATCTTCATGGCCTGA AGAACCTGAGGATTCTGTCTCTGGGTAGAAATTGCATCAAAGACCTCAGTGGGCTGGTTGGTGTTATGCTCTACACAGCACCGCACTTATCCAGTGAGTTTGAATGCCTGCCGTGCATCATACAGGAGCCAGTGAGGGACACACTGGAAGAATTGTGGATCTCTTACAACTCAATCGAGAAGATGGATGGAATCCAAAACCTGAAGAAAATGAGCGTTCTCTACATGTCAAACAACCAGGTCAAAGACTGGG GAGAGTTTTCCAAGATGGCCGACCTGCCCTCCCTCTCGATCCTGGTGTTCCAGGGGAATCCCCTGCAAGTGAAGCACGCCGCCGATGGGACGTGGAGAGAGGAGGCCATAAAAAGGCTTCCGAATTTGAACAAGTTAGACG
- the LOC128759627 gene encoding bromodomain adjacent to zinc finger domain protein 2B-like isoform X3 codes for MKRVQYLPPLHRPAPTGEREGRHEGLEESPDNGTAAEYCQICKEDENEELVLMCDSCDKGCHTFCHKPMLAAIPDGHWFCSACVAKPKKEEGEKNRMKKGEGSPPA; via the exons ATGAAGCGGGTGCAGTACCTCCCTCCTCTCCATCGACCAGCGCCGACAG GCGAGCGAGAGGGACGGCATGAAGGTTTGGAAGAAAGCCCTGACAATGGAACAGCTGCAGAG TACTGTCAGATTTGCAAGGAGGATGAGAACGAGGAGCTGGTGCTGATGTGCGACAGCTGTGACAAAGGCTGTCACACCTTCTGCCACAAACCCATGTTGGCTGCCATCCCAGATGGACACTGGTTCTGCTCTGCCTGTGTTGCTAAG CCCAAgaaagaagagggagagaagaacAGGATGAAGAAAGGGGAGGGGAGCCCACCTGCTTAG
- the LOC128759627 gene encoding uncharacterized protein LOC128759627 isoform X1, translating into MMDDEKEPQTDKGSCDQSGHAPPSFSDSSASSVSGLQRPTAVVEGPQKPSQPTGLVANLKPLACLNQPKRKLLPRPSSNSPLTPSYKAFGIASLNLEKVLPPTSFNLPSQSSSLVLEPSSPSPTCPRPTTSIRSCQINQKLKAKRSRKSASLKLGRSLEASLARIQKFKQRKAAIASRQKWTGRKASPKKSFTLPPPPPPPSPLSPLPPVSSRQCHPIELLIATALLELQEPCRHDEDQPPASECACLPLDLSSRKSKRKIQDDGSGTSEHVDPAESWASYSKQRLFPSLVELFGGEPGSDIPENCVSGMHLVDHPGTQVPAAGLPAGREASSSSDDGDLEESDNTVTDNADNSAMCWENGMEVCLHTGSVEEVVQNLKEQKIKPPETVTTPTSGRSTVPPLKAQGLPSKVQPLCQASEWSPLQVDKIQSPSQFSAVDGQRGRPRKSAPQSTFIQLKAQEMLTSWWRVCDGEVLRALVDSLHSRGIREKGLHTKLSKFVNVPNTMKVRIIKAKGRVY; encoded by the exons atgatggATGACGAGAAAGAACCTCAGACGGATAAGGGGTCGTGTGACCAGTCAGGCCATGCTCCACCGTCCTTCTCTGACTCCTCTGCCAGCAGTGTCTCTGGCCTGCAGCGCCCCACAGCTGTAGTGGAGGGTCCTCAGAAGCCATCTCAGCCCACTGGCCTGGTAGCTAACTTAAAACCCCTGGCCTGCCTCAACCAGCCCAAAAGGAAGTTGTTACCTCGCCCCTCTTCAAATTCCCCACTCACACCCAGTTACAAAGCGTTTGGCATTGCTTCTCTCAACCTTGAGAAGGTGCTGCCCCCCACTTCCTTCAACCTCCCTTCCCAAAGCTCGTCCCTCGTCCTTGAGCCCTCTTCCCCGAGCCCAACGTGTCCAAGGCCCACCACCTCAATCCGTTCATGTCAGATCAACCAAAAGCTGAAAGCCAAGAGATCTCGGAAATCTGCTTCCCTCAAGCTGGGCCGGAGTTTAGAAGCCTCACTTGCAAGGATCCAGAAATTCAAACAAAGAAAG GCTGCGATTGCCTCACGGCAGAAATGGACAGGGCGAAAAGCCTCTCCTAAAAAGTCATTCACCCTccccccacctccacccccGCCATCGCCTCTCTCACCACTCCCGCCTGTGAGTTCACGTCAGTGCCATCCCATTGAGTTGTTGATCGCCACTGCACTGCTGGAGCTTCAAGAGCCCTGTCGTCACGATGAAGACCAGCCCCCTGCCTCTGAGTGTGCATGTTTGCCTTTAGATCTGAGCTCGAGGAAATCCAAGCGCAAGATCCAAGACGATGGGTCTGGGACTTCTGAGCATGTTGACCCTGCAGAGTCCTGGGCGTCCTACTCCAAGCAACGTCTGTTTCCTTCACTTGTGGAGTTGTTTGGAGGAGAGCCTGGCAGTGACATTCCAGAAAATTGTGTCTCTGGAATGCATTTGGTGGACCACCCTGGGACCCAGGTTCCAGCGGCTGGGCTCCCTGCTGGAAGGGAGGCTAGCAGCTccagtgatgatggtgatttGGAAGAGTCTGACAATACAGTGACAG ATAATGCTGATAACAGTGCCATGTGTTGGGAAAATGGGATGGAGGTTTGTCTACACACCGGATCTGTTGAAGAGGTTGTTCAGAACCTGAAGGAGCAGAAGATCAAGCCTCCTGAGACGGTGACAACACCGACCTCCGGGAGGTCAACTGTTCCTCCACTGAAGGCCCAGGGTCTTCCATCCAAAGTCCAACCGCTTTGTCAG GCATCAGAATGGagccctctgcaggtggataaGATCCAATCCCCTTCTCAATTTTCTGCAGTGGATGGTCAAAGGGGTCGCCCCCGAAAGTCTGCTCCTCAG TCAACCTTCATCCAACTGAAAGCACAAG AGATGTTGACCAGCTGGTGGCGAGTGTGTGATGGTGAGGTGTTGAGAGCCCTGGTGGACTCTCTGCACAGCCGTGGCATCAGAGAGAAAGGCCTCCATACCAAGTTAAGTAAGTTTGTGAATGTGCCAAACACCATGAAGGTAAGAATAATAAAGGCAAAAGGCAGAGTGTATTGA
- the LOC128759627 gene encoding probable LIM domain-containing serine/threonine-protein kinase DDB_G0286997 isoform X2: MMDDEKEPQTDKGSCDQSGHAPPSFSDSSASSVSGLQRPTAVVEGPQKPSQPTGLVANLKPLACLNQPKRKLLPRPSSNSPLTPSYKAFGIASLNLEKVLPPTSFNLPSQSSSLVLEPSSPSPTCPRPTTSIRSCQINQKLKAKRSRKSASLKLGRSLEASLARIQKFKQRKAAIASRQKWTGRKASPKKSFTLPPPPPPPSPLSPLPPVSSRQCHPIELLIATALLELQEPCRHDEDQPPASECACLPLDLSSRKSKRKIQDDGSGTSEHVDPAESWASYSKQRLFPSLVELFGGEPGSDIPENCVSGMHLVDHPGTQVPAAGLPAGREASSSSDDGDLEESDNTVTDNADNSAMCWENGMEVCLHTGSVEEVVQNLKEQKIKPPETVTTPTSGRSTVPPLKAQGLPSKVQPLCQASEWSPLQVDKIQSPSQFSAVDGQRGRPRKSAPQRC; the protein is encoded by the exons atgatggATGACGAGAAAGAACCTCAGACGGATAAGGGGTCGTGTGACCAGTCAGGCCATGCTCCACCGTCCTTCTCTGACTCCTCTGCCAGCAGTGTCTCTGGCCTGCAGCGCCCCACAGCTGTAGTGGAGGGTCCTCAGAAGCCATCTCAGCCCACTGGCCTGGTAGCTAACTTAAAACCCCTGGCCTGCCTCAACCAGCCCAAAAGGAAGTTGTTACCTCGCCCCTCTTCAAATTCCCCACTCACACCCAGTTACAAAGCGTTTGGCATTGCTTCTCTCAACCTTGAGAAGGTGCTGCCCCCCACTTCCTTCAACCTCCCTTCCCAAAGCTCGTCCCTCGTCCTTGAGCCCTCTTCCCCGAGCCCAACGTGTCCAAGGCCCACCACCTCAATCCGTTCATGTCAGATCAACCAAAAGCTGAAAGCCAAGAGATCTCGGAAATCTGCTTCCCTCAAGCTGGGCCGGAGTTTAGAAGCCTCACTTGCAAGGATCCAGAAATTCAAACAAAGAAAG GCTGCGATTGCCTCACGGCAGAAATGGACAGGGCGAAAAGCCTCTCCTAAAAAGTCATTCACCCTccccccacctccacccccGCCATCGCCTCTCTCACCACTCCCGCCTGTGAGTTCACGTCAGTGCCATCCCATTGAGTTGTTGATCGCCACTGCACTGCTGGAGCTTCAAGAGCCCTGTCGTCACGATGAAGACCAGCCCCCTGCCTCTGAGTGTGCATGTTTGCCTTTAGATCTGAGCTCGAGGAAATCCAAGCGCAAGATCCAAGACGATGGGTCTGGGACTTCTGAGCATGTTGACCCTGCAGAGTCCTGGGCGTCCTACTCCAAGCAACGTCTGTTTCCTTCACTTGTGGAGTTGTTTGGAGGAGAGCCTGGCAGTGACATTCCAGAAAATTGTGTCTCTGGAATGCATTTGGTGGACCACCCTGGGACCCAGGTTCCAGCGGCTGGGCTCCCTGCTGGAAGGGAGGCTAGCAGCTccagtgatgatggtgatttGGAAGAGTCTGACAATACAGTGACAG ATAATGCTGATAACAGTGCCATGTGTTGGGAAAATGGGATGGAGGTTTGTCTACACACCGGATCTGTTGAAGAGGTTGTTCAGAACCTGAAGGAGCAGAAGATCAAGCCTCCTGAGACGGTGACAACACCGACCTCCGGGAGGTCAACTGTTCCTCCACTGAAGGCCCAGGGTCTTCCATCCAAAGTCCAACCGCTTTGTCAG GCATCAGAATGGagccctctgcaggtggataaGATCCAATCCCCTTCTCAATTTTCTGCAGTGGATGGTCAAAGGGGTCGCCCCCGAAAGTCTGCTCCTCAG AGATGTTGA